Proteins from one Asterias rubens chromosome 21, eAstRub1.3, whole genome shotgun sequence genomic window:
- the LOC117304305 gene encoding uncharacterized protein LOC117304305, with translation MFRLFRLWGGRCCPLSVPSIRAVIYVAVCSYFFTGLADAHCTGGLFCESPSYSYRARHDGKPGDCYDNTTVLTYTCTQGFQQNGASFLSTCNSTSGEWSNKGSCDIDLLSIVVATSLSLTVLLVTVTMIYMVRRSRRTRLYDTNDDVPAQAQTSSVTLVNAAFSYDQSDIPEPIYANNIWFEQDARPSLPSNQDTSRDSSKKPVRAMKPNPKGKQAPRPPVHKVRPTIEHGSIHGKEIANGHNNDYDFDDDFTDEDDFTDGEYEIPNPFPIANYDYPHEQIYMNQSHFLQQDG, from the exons atgtttcgattgtttcgtcttTGGGGAGGAAGGTGTTGCCCTTTGTCCGTACCAAGTATCAGGGCAGTTATTTACGTTGCGGTGTGCTCATACTTCTTTACAG GATTGGCTGATGCTCATTGCACTGGTGGCTTATTTTGCGAGAGTCCATCCTACAGCTATAGAGCTCGTCATGACGGTAAACCAGGCGACTGCTACGATAACACAACGGTGCTGACTTACACGTGCACACAGGGTTTCCAACAAAATGGCGCCAGTTTTTTATCAACGTGTAATAGCACGTCAGGCGAGTGGAGCAACAAGGGATCTTGTGATATAG ATTTGCTGTCAATTGTGGTTGCGACTAGTCTCTCACTTACTGTTTTACTTGTCACTGTTACAATGATCTATATGGTACGAAGAAGTCGAAG GACGAGGCTGTACGACACCAATGACGACGTACCTGCGCAGGCGCAGACTTCATCTGTCACTCTCGTGAACGCAGCATTCTCCTATGACCAGTCGGATATCCCAGAACCAATCTATGCAAATAACATATGGTTTGAACAGGACGCCAGACCATCGCTACCATCCAACCAAGATACCAGTCG ggaTTCTTCAAAGAAACCAGTTCGAGCAATGAAGCCCAATCCAAAGGGGAAGCAAGCACCACGTCCCCCTGTCCACAAAGTAAGACCGACCATCGAGCACGGATCTATACATGGGAAGGAAATTGCAAACGGGCACAACAATGATTATGATTTTGACGACGATTTTACAGACGAGGATGATTTCACTGATGGTGAATACGAAATTCCTAATCCGTTCCCAATTGCGAACTATGACTACCCGCATGAGCAGATATACATGAACCAATCTCACTTTCTACAACAAGATGGCTGA
- the LOC117304330 gene encoding uncharacterized protein LOC117304330 isoform X2, with translation MGSRFPLMTAVHIAVLAFHYGADLVTAYCYVPMCPRPHVTYPESIVEAEDCYKKATVISIGCAAGFRKNGASYSVKCDGQSGEWIPVGSCSIELSSFILGTVAFVLVVLSAAFLIFTFRRNRRRTMQVTNVSRRAGQNERTEHVESRRTCRITRVVNIGYDPRGPSNDIHLAEIHPDPPSRIRGLINPNCTNNQQEFSFTSSDMYGPPPNSQVPDVTLRGS, from the exons ATGGGATCTAGATTCCCGTTGATGACTGCGGTTCATATAGCGGTTTTGGCGTTCCACTATGGTGCAG ACTTGGTAACCGCCTACTGTTATGTACCAATGTGCCCACGACCCCATGTTACATACCCAGAGAGCATTGTTGAGGCAGAGGATTGCTACAAAAAAGCTACAGTCATCTCGATCGGGTGTGCTGCTGGATTCCGGAAAAATGGCGCCAGTTACTCCGTAAAGTGTGATGGTCAGTCCGGCGAGTGGATCCCGGTTGGATCTTGTAGTATAG AATTGTCTTCTTTCATCTTGGGCACTGTGGCGTTTGTACTGGTCGTACTATCGGCTGCTTTCTTGATCTTTACTTTTCGAAGAAATCGCAG AAGAACTATGCAGGTGACCAATGTTTCTCGAAGAGCAGGCCAGAATGAAAG AACCGAACACGTCGAATCACGTCGAACATGTCGAATCACGAGGGTAGTCAACATAGGGTACGACCCGCGGGGGCCGTCCAACGACATTCACCTCGCTGAGATCCACCCCGACCCACCCTCCCGCATCCGAGGACTTATAAATCCTAATTGTACAAACAATCAGCAAGAATTTAGTTTCACTAGCAGTGACATGTACGG
- the LOC117304330 gene encoding uncharacterized protein LOC117304330 isoform X1: MGSRFPLMTAVHIAVLAFHYGADLVTAYCYVPMCPRPHVTYPESIVEAEDCYKKATVISIGCAAGFRKNGASYSVKCDGQSGEWIPVGSCSIELSSFILGTVAFVLVVLSAAFLIFTFRRNRSRRTMQVTNVSRRAGQNERTEHVESRRTCRITRVVNIGYDPRGPSNDIHLAEIHPDPPSRIRGLINPNCTNNQQEFSFTSSDMYGPPPNSQVPDVTLRGS; encoded by the exons ATGGGATCTAGATTCCCGTTGATGACTGCGGTTCATATAGCGGTTTTGGCGTTCCACTATGGTGCAG ACTTGGTAACCGCCTACTGTTATGTACCAATGTGCCCACGACCCCATGTTACATACCCAGAGAGCATTGTTGAGGCAGAGGATTGCTACAAAAAAGCTACAGTCATCTCGATCGGGTGTGCTGCTGGATTCCGGAAAAATGGCGCCAGTTACTCCGTAAAGTGTGATGGTCAGTCCGGCGAGTGGATCCCGGTTGGATCTTGTAGTATAG AATTGTCTTCTTTCATCTTGGGCACTGTGGCGTTTGTACTGGTCGTACTATCGGCTGCTTTCTTGATCTTTACTTTTCGAAGAAATCGCAG TAGAAGAACTATGCAGGTGACCAATGTTTCTCGAAGAGCAGGCCAGAATGAAAG AACCGAACACGTCGAATCACGTCGAACATGTCGAATCACGAGGGTAGTCAACATAGGGTACGACCCGCGGGGGCCGTCCAACGACATTCACCTCGCTGAGATCCACCCCGACCCACCCTCCCGCATCCGAGGACTTATAAATCCTAATTGTACAAACAATCAGCAAGAATTTAGTTTCACTAGCAGTGACATGTACGG